One genomic window of Pseudomonas chlororaphis subsp. piscium includes the following:
- a CDS encoding DUF3301 domain-containing protein, which produces MLTLGNIFVLMLLATGAAWLWHNHGLRERALERVKQHCARLDIELLDGNVALKRIGFVRDASGRRRLARIYNFEFTVTGETRHAGTITQFGAHSAQIELAPYPIATPAPPPVPTHSAEVIELSQWREERSK; this is translated from the coding sequence ATGCTGACCCTTGGAAACATTTTCGTGCTGATGCTGCTAGCGACCGGCGCCGCCTGGCTATGGCACAACCACGGCCTGCGCGAGCGGGCGCTGGAGAGGGTCAAGCAGCATTGCGCGCGGCTCGATATCGAGCTGCTGGACGGCAACGTGGCGTTGAAGCGCATCGGCTTCGTCAGGGACGCCAGTGGCCGCCGGCGCCTGGCCCGGATCTACAACTTCGAATTCACCGTCACCGGCGAAACCCGCCATGCGGGGACCATCACCCAGTTCGGCGCCCACAGTGCGCAGATCGAGCTGGCGCCCTACCCGATTGCAACTCCCGCGCCCCCACCCGTGCCGACACACAGCGCCGAGGTGATCGAGCTGAGCCAATGGCGCGAAGAGCGCAGCAAGTAA
- a CDS encoding acyl-CoA thioesterase: MEPGNAQLSMTVLMTPDMANFSGNVHGGTLLKYLDEVAYACASRYAGRYVVTLSVDQVIFREPIHVGELVTFLASVNYTGNTSMEVGIKVVTENIRERSVRHTNSCFFTMVAVDDQRKPAAVPPLQPETSEDKRRFMQAQQRRQIRQELEKRYQEIKADA; this comes from the coding sequence ATGGAACCCGGAAACGCCCAGCTGTCGATGACGGTATTGATGACCCCTGACATGGCCAACTTCTCAGGCAATGTCCACGGCGGCACCCTGCTCAAGTACCTCGATGAAGTCGCCTACGCCTGCGCCAGCCGTTATGCCGGCCGTTATGTGGTGACCCTGTCGGTGGACCAGGTGATCTTCCGCGAGCCGATCCATGTCGGTGAACTGGTGACCTTTCTGGCCTCGGTCAACTACACCGGCAACACCTCGATGGAGGTCGGTATCAAGGTGGTCACCGAGAACATCCGCGAGCGCTCGGTGCGCCACACCAACAGTTGCTTCTTCACCATGGTGGCCGTGGACGACCAGCGCAAACCCGCCGCCGTGCCGCCCCTGCAGCCAGAAACCAGCGAAGACAAGCGCCGCTTCATGCAGGCCCAGCAACGCCGGCAGATCCGCCAAGAGCTGGAAAAGCGCTATCAGGAAATCAAGGCCGACGCCTGA
- the pdxY gene encoding pyridoxal kinase PdxY, giving the protein MKRTPHLLAIQSHVVFGHAGNSAAVFPMQRVGVNVWPLNTVQFSNHTQYGQWAGEVLSPHQIPELVEGIAAIGELGNCDAVLSGYLGSAAQGRAILGGVARIKATNPKALYLCDPVMGHPEKGCNVPQEVSDFLLEEAAAVADFLCPNQLELDSFAGRKPQSLFDCLAMARALLARGPKAVLVKHLDYPGKLPDGFEMLLVTAEGSWHLRRPLLAFPRQPVGVGDLTSGLFLARVLLGDSLVAAFEFTAAAVHEVLLETQACASYELQLVRAQDRITHPRVRFEAVPIEL; this is encoded by the coding sequence ATGAAACGTACGCCTCATCTGCTCGCGATCCAGTCCCATGTGGTCTTCGGCCATGCCGGCAACAGCGCCGCGGTGTTTCCCATGCAGCGGGTCGGGGTGAATGTCTGGCCGCTCAATACGGTGCAGTTCTCCAACCACACGCAATACGGCCAGTGGGCCGGCGAAGTGCTGTCGCCGCATCAGATTCCGGAGCTGGTGGAAGGCATTGCCGCCATCGGCGAGCTGGGCAATTGCGATGCGGTGTTGTCCGGCTACCTGGGCAGCGCGGCGCAGGGGCGGGCGATCCTCGGTGGCGTGGCGCGGATCAAGGCGACCAACCCCAAGGCCCTGTACCTGTGCGACCCGGTGATGGGCCACCCGGAAAAGGGCTGCAACGTGCCGCAGGAGGTCAGCGACTTCCTGTTGGAAGAAGCAGCTGCCGTGGCGGACTTCCTCTGCCCCAACCAGCTGGAGCTGGACAGCTTCGCCGGACGCAAGCCGCAGTCGCTGTTCGACTGCCTGGCCATGGCCCGGGCGCTGCTGGCTCGTGGTCCGAAAGCCGTACTGGTCAAGCACCTGGACTACCCGGGCAAGCTGCCGGATGGCTTCGAAATGTTGCTGGTGACCGCCGAAGGCAGCTGGCACCTGCGTCGTCCGCTGCTGGCGTTCCCGCGCCAGCCAGTGGGCGTGGGCGACCTGACCTCGGGCCTGTTCCTGGCCCGGGTGCTGCTGGGCGACAGCCTGGTGGCGGCGTTCGAGTTCACTGCCGCGGCGGTGCATGAAGTGCTGCTGGAAACCCAGGCTTGCGCCAGTTACGAGCTGCAGCTGGTACGGGCCCAGGACCGCATCACCCATCCACGGGTGCGGTTCGAGGCGGTGCCGATCGAGCTGTAA